In a single window of the Zea mays cultivar B73 chromosome 5, Zm-B73-REFERENCE-NAM-5.0, whole genome shotgun sequence genome:
- the LOC103625785 gene encoding uncharacterized protein isoform X1, whose translation MKNGCSIMTDAWSDRKRRSIMNICTNCADGTSFISSKEMSDVSHTSEVIFELVDKAIEDIGEENVVQVVTDNASNNMGAKKLLLEKRPQIFWTSCAAHTINLMLQGIGKLPRFRKVIDQAKSFTIFVYGHTRTLECLRYFTEGKELVRPGVTRFASYFLTLNSMQEKKDQLRKMVVHSRWDSLKDVKSKKGKEATATILSPAFWKDVKLMLAVFEPLVKVLRLVDGDVKPSMGFLYGELLKAKREIKEAFGNVESRFKDVMAVIEKKMNGRLDSPLHLTAFLLNPHYSYANPSIFDEPKMNEAFISCVEQFYYHDEDQQEQAANFELKKFQNREGPFSKKLARTFQNYDYNPGRASWWRLYGTETPALQKMATRILSLTSSSSGCERNWSGFEGIHTKKRNRLTTTRLNKLVYIQFNNRLMNNREKIKSKKITDVLLSSDTTEAQGFLQEGGDDCAQVVFRDEEEDEMEGTGIPWSVIGEAVGAEEQLEPRRSARVRELYEGEEFESEEEEYEDEDLCYSEDEI comes from the exons ATGAAAAATGGTTGCTCTATTATGACCGATGCTTGGTCAGATAGAAAGAGGAGAAGCATAATGAATATATGCACTAATTGTGCTGATGGAACCTCCTTCATCAGCTCAAAAGAGATGTCAGATGTGTCACACACAAGCGAAGTCATTTTTGAATTAGTGGACAAAGCAATTGAAGACATTGGTGAAGAAAATGTGGTGCAAGTAGTCACTGACAATGCCTCTAACAACATGGGAGCAAAGAAGCTATTGCTTGAGAAGAGACCACAAATATTTTGGACCTCTTGTGCAGCTCACACAATCAACTTGATGCTCCAAGGAATTGGCAAATTGCCTCGGTTCAGGAAAGTGATTGACCAAGCAAAGTCATTTACCATATTTGTGTATGGCCACACAAGAACATTGGAGTGCTTGAGATACTTCACAGAGGGGAAAGAGCTAGTGAGGCCAGGAGTGACTAGGTTTGCTTCATACTTTCTCACTTTGAACAGTATGCAAGAGAAGAAGGACCAGTTAAGGAAGATGGTAGTTCATAGCAGGTGGGACTCATTAAAGGATGTGaaatcaaagaaaggaaaagaggccACAGCTACTATATTGAGTCCAGCCTTTTGGAAGGATGTGAAGCTAATGTTGGCTGTTTTTGAGCCATTGGTCAAAGTCCTCCGTTTGGTTGATGGGGATGTGAAGCCATCCATGGGTTTCCTTTATGGAGAGCTACTAAAGGCAAAAAGAGAGATCAAAGAGGCCTTTGGCAATGTTGAGTCTCGATTCAAAGATGTTATGGCTGTAATTGAGAAGAAGATGAATGGAAGACTTGATTCTCCATTGCATTTGACAGCTTTTTTGCTGAATCCACACTATAGCTATGCTAACCCATCAATATTTGATGAGCCCAAAATGAATGAAGCCTTCATATCTTGTGTCGAGCAATTTTATTATCATGATGAGGACCAACAAGAACAGGCTGCCAACTTTGAATTGAAAAAATTTCAGAATAGAGAAGGACCATTTAGCAAGAAGCTTGCAAGAACTTTTCAAAACTATGATTACAATCCAGGTAGAG CATCATGGTGGCGGTTATATGGAACTGAAACACCAGCTTTACAAAAGATGGCTACAAGGATATTATCTTTGACATCAAGCTCTTCTGGTTGTGAAAGaaattggagtgggtttgaaggg ATACACACTAAGAAGAGAAATAGGCTGACTACAACCCGCCTCAACAAGTTGGTCTATATTCAGTTCAATAACAGGCTGATGAATAACAGAGAAAAGATTAAGTCAAAGAAAATCACTGATGTTCTCTTGTCTAGTGATACAACTGAAGCTCAAGGTTTTCTCCAAGAGGGTGGAGATGATTGTGCACAAGTTGTCTTTAgagatgaggaggaagatgagATGGAAGGTACAGGGATACCTTGGTCTGTTATTGGAGAGGCAGTGGGAGCAGAAGAACAGCTTGAGCCTCGTAGAAGTGCAAGAGTGAGAGAGCTCTATGAAggagaagagtttgagtctgaagaAGAAGAGTATGAAGATGAAGATTTGTGCTACAGTGAAGATGAAATATGA
- the LOC103625785 gene encoding uncharacterized protein isoform X2, with protein MKNGCSIMTDAWSDRKRRSIMNICTNCADGTSFISSKEMSDVSHTSEVIFELVDKAIEDIGEENVVQVVTDNASNNMGAKKLLLEKRPQIFWTSCAAHTINLMLQGIGKLPRFRKVIDQAKSFTIFVYGHTRTLECLRYFTEGKELVRPGVTRFASYFLTLNSMQEKKDQLRKMVVHSRWDSLKDVKSKKGKEATATILSPAFWKDVKLMLAVFEPLVKVLRLVDGDVKPSMGFLYGELLKAKREIKEAFGNVESRFKDVMAVIEKKMNGRLDSPLHLTAFLLNPHYSYANPSIFDEPKMNEAFISCVEQFYYHDEDQQEQAANFELKKFQNREGPFSKKLARTFQNYDYNPASWWRLYGTETPALQKMATRILSLTSSSSGCERNWSGFEGIHTKKRNRLTTTRLNKLVYIQFNNRLMNNREKIKSKKITDVLLSSDTTEAQGFLQEGGDDCAQVVFRDEEEDEMEGTGIPWSVIGEAVGAEEQLEPRRSARVRELYEGEEFESEEEEYEDEDLCYSEDEI; from the exons ATGAAAAATGGTTGCTCTATTATGACCGATGCTTGGTCAGATAGAAAGAGGAGAAGCATAATGAATATATGCACTAATTGTGCTGATGGAACCTCCTTCATCAGCTCAAAAGAGATGTCAGATGTGTCACACACAAGCGAAGTCATTTTTGAATTAGTGGACAAAGCAATTGAAGACATTGGTGAAGAAAATGTGGTGCAAGTAGTCACTGACAATGCCTCTAACAACATGGGAGCAAAGAAGCTATTGCTTGAGAAGAGACCACAAATATTTTGGACCTCTTGTGCAGCTCACACAATCAACTTGATGCTCCAAGGAATTGGCAAATTGCCTCGGTTCAGGAAAGTGATTGACCAAGCAAAGTCATTTACCATATTTGTGTATGGCCACACAAGAACATTGGAGTGCTTGAGATACTTCACAGAGGGGAAAGAGCTAGTGAGGCCAGGAGTGACTAGGTTTGCTTCATACTTTCTCACTTTGAACAGTATGCAAGAGAAGAAGGACCAGTTAAGGAAGATGGTAGTTCATAGCAGGTGGGACTCATTAAAGGATGTGaaatcaaagaaaggaaaagaggccACAGCTACTATATTGAGTCCAGCCTTTTGGAAGGATGTGAAGCTAATGTTGGCTGTTTTTGAGCCATTGGTCAAAGTCCTCCGTTTGGTTGATGGGGATGTGAAGCCATCCATGGGTTTCCTTTATGGAGAGCTACTAAAGGCAAAAAGAGAGATCAAAGAGGCCTTTGGCAATGTTGAGTCTCGATTCAAAGATGTTATGGCTGTAATTGAGAAGAAGATGAATGGAAGACTTGATTCTCCATTGCATTTGACAGCTTTTTTGCTGAATCCACACTATAGCTATGCTAACCCATCAATATTTGATGAGCCCAAAATGAATGAAGCCTTCATATCTTGTGTCGAGCAATTTTATTATCATGATGAGGACCAACAAGAACAGGCTGCCAACTTTGAATTGAAAAAATTTCAGAATAGAGAAGGACCATTTAGCAAGAAGCTTGCAAGAACTTTTCAAAACTATGATTACAATCCAG CATCATGGTGGCGGTTATATGGAACTGAAACACCAGCTTTACAAAAGATGGCTACAAGGATATTATCTTTGACATCAAGCTCTTCTGGTTGTGAAAGaaattggagtgggtttgaaggg ATACACACTAAGAAGAGAAATAGGCTGACTACAACCCGCCTCAACAAGTTGGTCTATATTCAGTTCAATAACAGGCTGATGAATAACAGAGAAAAGATTAAGTCAAAGAAAATCACTGATGTTCTCTTGTCTAGTGATACAACTGAAGCTCAAGGTTTTCTCCAAGAGGGTGGAGATGATTGTGCACAAGTTGTCTTTAgagatgaggaggaagatgagATGGAAGGTACAGGGATACCTTGGTCTGTTATTGGAGAGGCAGTGGGAGCAGAAGAACAGCTTGAGCCTCGTAGAAGTGCAAGAGTGAGAGAGCTCTATGAAggagaagagtttgagtctgaagaAGAAGAGTATGAAGATGAAGATTTGTGCTACAGTGAAGATGAAATATGA